Below is a window of Haloterrigena alkaliphila DNA.
CTGTACTCCAGAGTCACGGGTGACCGGTACGAGCACCCGGGATACGTCTGGACCCCGGAGCTCAGACTCGTGCCGTGGCTCGTCGTTCCGGCCGAACAGCGACGCGAAATCGTCGCGGAGGATCCGGTAAATCGCGGCGACGTCGACGACGAGGTCGTCGAGGAACACCTCCGGGCGCTGGGATACCAGTCCTGAACTGCTCGAGGCGGGGCGACGATCGGAGGCGTGCCGCCGCGCCTTGCCAACGTGCGGTTCCACGGGACGGAGACTGGTGATTTTTATAAACCGCATCCCACGTATCCCGTATGCAAACCCACATCGTCCCGGTCGGCTTCGACTACGACCGGCTGATCGCGCCGCTGGTGCGCGATCAGATCGACGTCGACAGCGTCATCCTCCTCGAGGGCGCCGTCGGGAGCGAGGCCAACGTCGAGTACTCCCGCCACCTCTCGGAGAAACTCGAGACGGACTTCACGAATCTGCTTGGCGCGAGCACCGAGCGGTTCGTCCTCGAGGACGTTTACGACTACGACGCGGCCTTCGAGCAGGCCTACGACCTCATCACCGCGGAACTCGACGACGGCAACGAGGTCTGGGTCAACGTCGCCGCGATGCCCCGCACCGTGAGTTTCGCCTTCGCCAACGCCGCCCACTCGCTGATGGTCGAGCGCCAGGAGGACCGCGAGGGGATCCACACCTACTACACCGCCCCCGAGAAGTATCTCGAGACGGAACTGGCCGAGGAACTCCGCGAACAGATCGCCCTCCTGGAGGAGCTGGACGACCGTTCGGACGCACCGGTCGAGGATGGCGACGGTCTCGACGGCGAGGGCCTCGACGGCGACCGGATCGACGAGCGCCTCGAGACCGCCCGGAACCTCCTCTCGGAGTTCGACGAGCGCGGGACGACGATCGGCGCCAAGGAGATCGACGGCAGGCACATCGTCGAGTTGCCCGTCGCCTCCTTCTCGAACGTCAAACCCTTCGAGGAACTCATCCTGTTCAAACTCGGCGAGGACGGCGAGTTCGATTCGGTCTCGGAACTGGCCGAGTCGCTGGCCCGCGAGTTGAACGAGGAGTATACCGACAGCTTCCGCTCGAAGGTCATCTACAACGTCGACCGTCTCGGACCCGGCGGCAAGGGGTACATCGAGCGCGAGGAGCACGGCAAGTCCTACCGGACGCGGCTCTCCCGGATCGGCGAACTCTGGGTGCGGGCCCACTCCGACGACGACTCGCGGTAGCGGTCGGAACGATCGGCGGTCGCGTCACGATCCTCGAGGGGCTCCGGGCGATGGTCGCCTTCGCGGTGGAGACGACCGTCGAACGCTCGCTGTCGGGCGTCGTCTCGCGGCTCGAGGCCGGCGAGCCGGTCACCCCGCGGGAGCTCTTCACCGTCGTCATGCAGGGCGACCACGACCCGACGGTCCACGACCGGATCGCGCTCGCCAGCGCCGACAGGGACGACCTCACGGACGGCTTCCTCGAGCGGCTGACGGCGTACCTCGGCGGCGACCTGCGGCGCGTGACCGACTCGCGGACGGTGATCGACGTCGAGGCGGGCGAGCGGACTGCCGGCTGGCGGGAGTCGGACGGGAGCGCGAACGGAAGTTCCGAGCAGCGTTCGCTCGAGGACACCGACGCGAACCCGTACGAGACGTGATCGACGAGGCGACGACGAAACACCTAACACGGTTCCCGAGGCAAGACGTAGGTATGCCCGTCATCGTCGCGGCCGCAGTCGACGCATTCGCCGGCCCGCGCGACGCGGTTTTCGTAGGGGCCCCGTAGCCCCACATTTGCAACCCCGATTCGACGGATGTATTGTCGGCGACCAGCATTCACCGAGCAACGACCGGTATCAGCAATGAGTACGCGCACCGACGATCCGACGACGACGCACGGCCGACGCCCTCCGCGGGCGGTGAGAGCATGAGTATGGACGCGCCCGAACGGACGAGCGAGGACGCCGCCGAGGGAGAGCCGACCCTCGAGGGCGGCTACGACCCCGAAACGGTCGAGGAACGGTGGCAACAGCGCTGGGTCGACGAAACGGTCTACGCCTACGAGAGCGACCCAGAGCGCGATCCCAACACGACTTACGCCATCGACACGCCGCCGCCGACGGTCTCGGGGAGCCTCCACATGGGCCACCTCTACGGCCACACCCTCCAGGACTTCGCGGCGCGGTTCCAGCGGATGCACGACGGCGCGGTCCTGTTTCCGTTCGGCTACGACGACAACGGGATCGCCAGCGAGCGCCTGACCGAATCCGAACTGGACATCCGCCACCAGGACTACGAGCGCCGCGAGTTTCAGGAACTCTGCCGCGAGGTCTGCCGGGAGTACGAGGCCGAGTTCACGGAGAAGATGCAGGGGCTGGGGTGTTCGATCGACTGGAACAACACGTACAAGACGATCGAACCCCGCGTCCAGCGCATTTCGCAACTGTCCTTCCTCGACCTCTACGAGAAGGGACGGGAGTACCGCAAGAAGGCGCCCGCGATCTGGTGTCCGGACTGCGAGACGGCCATCTCGCAGGTCGAGATGGAGGACGACGAGCGGGGCTCGCACTTCAACGACATCGCGTTCGAGCTGGCCTCCGACGGTACCGACCGCGACGAGTTCGTCATCTCCACCACGCGTCCCGAACTGATCCCGGCCTGCGTCTCCGTCTTCGTCCACCCCGATGACGAGGAAAATCAGGATCTCGTCGGCGAGGAGGCCCGGATTCCGATCTTCGGCCACGAGGTGCCGATCATCGAGGACGAGCGCGTCGACATGGAGAAGGGCAGCGGCGTCGTGATGTGCTGTACCTTCGGCGACCAGAACGACATCGAGTGGTACCAGGCCCACGACCTGCCGCTTCGCGTCGCCATCGACGAGTCCGCGACGATGACCGACCTCGCCGGGGACTACGAGGGCATGTCCACCGAGGAGGCCCGCGAGGCCATCGTCGAGGACTTGGACGACGAGGGCGCCCTCCGGGACCGCCGGGAGATCACCCACGCGGTGCAGGTCCACGAGCGCTGCGACACGCCCGTCGAGTACCGCGTCTCCAAGCAGTGGTACGTCGAGATCCTGGACCACAAGGAGGAGTACCTCGAGGCCGGCC
It encodes the following:
- a CDS encoding DUF6293 family protein; its protein translation is MQTHIVPVGFDYDRLIAPLVRDQIDVDSVILLEGAVGSEANVEYSRHLSEKLETDFTNLLGASTERFVLEDVYDYDAAFEQAYDLITAELDDGNEVWVNVAAMPRTVSFAFANAAHSLMVERQEDREGIHTYYTAPEKYLETELAEELREQIALLEELDDRSDAPVEDGDGLDGEGLDGDRIDERLETARNLLSEFDERGTTIGAKEIDGRHIVELPVASFSNVKPFEELILFKLGEDGEFDSVSELAESLARELNEEYTDSFRSKVIYNVDRLGPGGKGYIEREEHGKSYRTRLSRIGELWVRAHSDDDSR